A region from the Calditrichota bacterium genome encodes:
- a CDS encoding UDP-2,3-diacylglucosamine diphosphatase: MISVPHAAFIADAHLRGGGSATEQEKSARLHSFLAQAAPCFAMLCICGDLFDFWFEYRHAVVNRYFRTLCALSELVRSGTQVHYVAGNHDFWMRDFLTREVGVAVHPQHLLAMVAGQRVFVSHGDGLYAKDRGYRLLKRVLQNRIATALYRTVHPDVGVPIAEFFSELSRNHGAQREFSGQEDYRAFAQQTLRQGFDVVVLAHTHEPVCQQLDGGVYLNPGDWISHFSFGVIDQGGVWLKGWSAEQGAATLVQVALPVAER; this comes from the coding sequence TGAACAGGAAAAGAGCGCCCGGCTCCATAGCTTTCTCGCACAGGCGGCACCGTGTTTCGCCATGCTGTGCATCTGCGGCGACCTGTTTGACTTCTGGTTCGAATATCGGCACGCAGTCGTCAATCGCTACTTTCGCACGCTGTGCGCTCTGTCCGAGCTGGTGCGGTCAGGTACCCAAGTGCACTACGTGGCGGGCAACCACGATTTCTGGATGCGCGATTTCCTCACGCGCGAAGTGGGCGTGGCCGTGCACCCGCAGCACTTGCTGGCGATGGTGGCCGGGCAGAGGGTCTTTGTCTCCCACGGAGACGGGCTCTACGCCAAGGATCGCGGCTACCGGCTCTTGAAGCGCGTGCTGCAAAACAGGATAGCCACGGCCCTGTACCGGACGGTCCACCCCGACGTGGGGGTGCCCATCGCCGAGTTCTTTTCGGAGCTCAGCCGCAACCATGGCGCGCAGCGGGAATTCTCCGGGCAGGAGGATTATCGCGCATTTGCGCAGCAGACCCTGCGGCAGGGGTTCGATGTGGTGGTGTTGGCTCACACCCATGAGCCAGTGTGCCAGCAGCTTGACGGAGGGGTGTACCTCAACCCAGGGGACTGGATTTCGCACTTTTCTTTTGGCGTAATTGACCAGGGAGGGGTCTGGCTCAAGGGTTGGTCAGCGGAGCAGGGTGCGGCCACCCTTGTGCAGGTGGCACTCCCGGTGGCTGAGCGATAA